GATGAAAGCGAGAACTGCGCCGAGCCCGACGGGTACCGCCCAGCGAAAGGACCGGCGCGTCTTCTTCGGCTCGACTTGGCGCCTGGCGCCGCTGCTCCCCGATGCGGAAGTCGCGCGCAAGTGTCGGCAAGCTGGCATGACTTCTCCGTTCCGCCAGGTAGGGCGCTGAAAAGGTTGGATGAGGCTTCGGCGCTCTGTATGGGCGATTGGCCTGCCCGAAGCGGAGATGGACCCGCCGACATGCTCGTCGCAACCAGATGGGAAAGGATATGCCGCGGATGGGCACATCGTTGCCGCTATCAGCGGTGCGGGGCCGGCTTCCGTGACGCTGAGGTTGGATTTGCCGATCAGATGTCTGCTCGCGGTCCCGTCGCGTCCTTGCGGACCAGACCATGGCGAAGGGAAGGCACCAAAGCTCGCTTCTTGCGAAGCGAGTTCCTCCAGGCATCAACGAAGTCGACGATCGGGCCAAATGGGACCCTGCGGAATCTTGCGAACTTCATCGAAGTAAAAAAAGACGCCCGTCCAGCCGGAGCCAGGCGGGCGTCAAGATGAAGAACTCTGTCTTCGTTTCCGATTAGAGCTCCCCTGGGTCGCGGCGTCCGAATAGGCGGATGACCGGATTTGCGATTGGATGAAGGCGCCAAAAAAGAGCTGGCGAAATTACGGCGTGCTCGCCGAGCGTAGGATTTGGCTCGCGGGAGCCGGGCCTTTTCGTTCAAGCGCGAACTCGCTGACCTCGAGCTTTTGTCCGACCTGCGCGACTATGACCGGCGCAACGCGAAGATCGAGCCGCTCCTTCACGCGCTCTTCGAGAATGAACAGCGGGCGCGCAACCTTCTCTCCGAGTGCGATCGGGTCGGTCACCTCCGGGCCGCCTCCGGCGAGCAATATCCAGTCGCTCGCCCGCGCGTGGCCAAGCGCCCAGTTCAGGTCGCGCGAATGAACCACGATCAGGCGCTGCGGCATCGACACATAGGTGAGGGGGTTGAAGGTGTAGCCTTTGGGATAGAGCAGTTTGCCGTCGTCCAACCGGACCTCAAAATCGAGCGTGTGGAACGGCACGACGCTTCGTTTCCTGTTCGCGCGCGCAACGCCGAGGGCGGCTGACTGCATTGCGCTCCACTTCTCACGCGGACCGAAACGACCCGCGATGCTTTTCGGCTGCTGCGCAACGCGCGCCTCGATTTCAGAAAGGGCATCGGGTTCAGCGATCGCCCAGGTGCGCCCGATCGCCGCGGTCTGTCCACGCGCCGTGGCGGCGATGACGAATTCCCCAAACACGAGCATCAACGAGGTGCCAAACTGCCAGGCGGCCACTCGAATGCTACCGCGATCATGTTCCACGACGATATCTCCTCCATCTTTCTCGCGGATCGGAGCTGCCAACACCGATGATCGCACCGACAAGTGAAACCAACGAGAGAAGGCTCAGCACGACGATGAGCGATCGCGGCGAGTTCGCGATTGGGCCGGGCGCGGCGAAGAGGATGAGGGCTTGCGCCTGGCCGAGCATCAGGCCACCGACGGCCAACCTGACCGCGATGGGCGAAGGAGCGTGGGAGAGGAGGCCGTTCATCGTGTCCGCCGATGACCGCGCCACCGGAGCATCAGACCGCTCGTCACGGACGAGAGCCAGATCAGGACCAGCCCGCTTGCGAAGCAAGCGATTCCGACCGTCACCGACGCCTGCGTAAACAGCGACGTCGGCTGGTCAACCAGCAGTCCGGCGATGAGAACGAGGCCAGCCATCATGACGGATTCGATCATGACGAGCCGGAACCGCCAACCCAGTGCCTGCCGCTCGGCCACTGCCGCAACGGCCGCGTCGAACAGCGCCCGATCGGCGGGCAACATGGCGTCGAGCTGCATCGCTAGCTCGTCGGGATGGAGCGAAGGCCGCTTCATGCCGCTGGCTCCGATGCTCGCGGCAAGTCGCGGCTATCGCCCAATATCTCGCGGGGATCGACGTCGGCGAGCTCGCACACAGCCTCGAGCGGCGATCGCCCGGCCCGGATCAGTGCTTCGAACGCCGCGACTTCGCCGGGCGCGCTGGTGTTGATCCAGTAGCTGAAGGGATCGACGACAAGCCGCGCGACCCCGAGCCCGAGCGGAGAGTCGATGAAGACCTCGCTATAGTTCGGCTTGTTGTTGCGGACCGATTTCAGGAGGTCGAGGACGAACCCGGAATA
This DNA window, taken from Sphingopyxis sp. PAMC25046, encodes the following:
- a CDS encoding conjugal transfer protein TraW, translating into MLVFGEFVIAATARGQTAAIGRTWAIAEPDALSEIEARVAQQPKSIAGRFGPREKWSAMQSAALGVARANRKRSVVPFHTLDFEVRLDDGKLLYPKGYTFNPLTYVSMPQRLIVVHSRDLNWALGHARASDWILLAGGGPEVTDPIALGEKVARPLFILEERVKERLDLRVAPVIVAQVGQKLEVSEFALERKGPAPASQILRSASTP